A genomic segment from Pseudanabaena sp. FACHB-2040 encodes:
- a CDS encoding spermidine/putrescine ABC transporter substrate-binding protein has translation MRSRQFGRNVRSHLFSPSRRRFLHFSAAAISTVALANCQRQQAGAPEAEADSQASSAGTDEPLYIYTWADYSDEEVYQRFTERTGIQVVADVYDSNETMLAKMQAGGGKQYSVLYPSDYMVQQMLELNLLSEVDKSQLTGLDNLRDRWQSPPYDPDNQHSIPVSWGTTGLIYDTTVINPGPTDLDYLWDNQSRLSGRITLLEDVRETMGAVLKSLGYSYNATDPQQIEAAYNRLRELKPAIAAFQSFGWEDRLVAGDLLMSMTYSIVGNALPVDNPNLRYIIPEGGSSVWTDTMVIPQGAPNPTAAYAWINFMMEPENAAFAVEKLRFATPNESAFSLLSNEVKESETLFPSDDVLAKCESIAPLDEATTELYDKYWTELASI, from the coding sequence ATGCGCTCCAGACAGTTTGGTCGGAATGTGCGATCGCATCTGTTTAGCCCCTCCCGTCGTCGGTTCCTGCACTTCTCGGCGGCAGCGATTTCGACGGTGGCGCTAGCCAACTGTCAGAGGCAGCAGGCAGGTGCCCCCGAGGCCGAAGCCGATTCCCAGGCTAGCTCCGCCGGCACCGACGAACCACTCTATATCTACACCTGGGCTGACTACTCAGATGAGGAGGTCTACCAGCGCTTTACCGAAAGAACGGGCATTCAGGTCGTCGCCGACGTCTACGATTCCAACGAGACTATGCTGGCCAAGATGCAGGCGGGTGGAGGCAAGCAATATAGCGTCCTGTACCCCTCCGACTACATGGTGCAGCAGATGCTTGAGCTAAATCTGCTCTCTGAAGTTGATAAATCACAGCTAACAGGGCTAGACAATCTGCGCGACCGTTGGCAGAGCCCGCCCTACGACCCAGATAACCAGCACAGTATCCCGGTCAGCTGGGGCACCACTGGTCTGATCTACGATACGACCGTTATCAACCCAGGCCCCACAGACCTAGACTACCTGTGGGACAACCAGAGCAGGCTCTCAGGCAGAATTACGCTGTTGGAAGACGTGCGCGAAACAATGGGAGCCGTCCTCAAGTCCTTAGGCTACTCCTACAACGCCACCGATCCTCAGCAGATTGAAGCAGCCTATAACCGACTACGAGAGTTGAAACCTGCGATCGCAGCTTTTCAGTCCTTTGGCTGGGAAGATCGGCTCGTTGCCGGAGACCTGCTGATGTCAATGACCTACTCTATTGTTGGCAACGCTTTACCTGTCGACAATCCCAACTTGCGATACATCATTCCTGAAGGCGGCAGCTCCGTCTGGACTGATACAATGGTCATTCCTCAAGGCGCTCCCAATCCAACCGCAGCCTATGCCTGGATTAACTTTATGATGGAGCCAGAAAATGCAGCCTTTGCTGTGGAAAAACTGCGCTTTGCCACGCCCAACGAGTCAGCTTTTAGCCTGCTCTCCAACGAGGTAAAAGAGAGCGAAACGCTCTTCCCATCTGATGACGTGCTAGCCAAGTGCGAAAGCATTGCGCCTCTAGACGAAGCCACGACTGAACTCTACGACAAATACTGGACTGAACTGGCCAGCATTTAA
- a CDS encoding M23 family metallopeptidase, producing MAERFRQAIWRTYSAAGCRWLLVLGILVWGVGELSRYAEWGVADELAVQPAPAQPKPWQGASFPVENFAAYTSPFGYRQHPYGGYRFHYGLDVAAPLGSYIRSWWDGTIIEVSDDTACGTSAIVKSGDWLHIYCHMQGHIVWEVDGDRVLVDRQGGIEIQQGAKVRAGQQIGRVGMTGSTTGPHLHWGLKYKGTWIDPARVLQAMITEQSSP from the coding sequence ATGGCAGAGCGGTTCCGGCAGGCGATCTGGCGTACATACTCAGCAGCAGGCTGTCGTTGGCTGCTAGTGCTGGGCATTTTAGTGTGGGGAGTCGGCGAACTGAGCCGTTACGCCGAGTGGGGGGTTGCCGATGAGCTTGCTGTTCAACCTGCCCCTGCCCAGCCAAAACCTTGGCAGGGGGCTTCGTTTCCAGTAGAAAACTTTGCGGCCTATACCTCCCCCTTTGGCTACCGCCAGCATCCTTACGGCGGCTACCGCTTTCACTATGGCCTTGATGTTGCGGCCCCCTTAGGCAGCTACATCCGCAGCTGGTGGGATGGCACCATTATTGAAGTTTCTGATGACACTGCCTGCGGTACCTCCGCCATTGTCAAGTCAGGAGACTGGCTCCATATCTATTGTCATATGCAGGGCCATATCGTGTGGGAAGTCGATGGCGATCGCGTTTTGGTAGACCGCCAGGGCGGCATCGAAATTCAGCAGGGCGCTAAGGTTAGAGCCGGGCAGCAGATTGGCCGTGTCGGCATGACCGGCAGCACCACTGGGCCGCACCTCCACTGGGGCCTGAAATACAAAGGCACCTGGATTGATCCAGCGCGGGTGCTCCAGGCCATGATCACCGAGCAGTCCTCCCCGTAG
- a CDS encoding lysophospholipid acyltransferase family protein, with protein MESLVSGNPLAISQWLLTLLGIRMSVHFSERIPAGASLVLVSNHRSFLDAPLLMAGLNRPVHFACHHYMSQVPGMREFVNALGCLPLDAPGEQQTFFREATHLLRDQQAIGIFPEGAAPMVQRTDPFEMSEFQRGFAHLAMKAPVEDLVILPVAIASTQETVPSVMPLKVLSWFDPSEPLFDQSGWHPAVIYRKVDLLVGHPVRVTDRLRSHYHGRRAAKLATEITDSCQNEIANLLRQGAY; from the coding sequence ATGGAATCTTTAGTTTCCGGTAATCCTCTCGCTATCTCCCAATGGTTGCTCACCTTGTTAGGCATCCGGATGTCGGTGCATTTTTCTGAGCGGATCCCCGCTGGGGCTTCTTTGGTGTTGGTGAGCAATCACCGCAGCTTTCTGGATGCGCCGCTGCTAATGGCTGGGCTGAATCGACCAGTGCACTTTGCTTGCCACCACTACATGAGCCAAGTGCCGGGAATGCGGGAGTTTGTCAATGCTCTGGGCTGCTTGCCGCTAGATGCTCCCGGTGAGCAGCAGACCTTTTTCCGTGAGGCCACGCACCTCTTGCGCGACCAGCAGGCGATCGGCATCTTTCCAGAAGGGGCGGCTCCGATGGTGCAGAGAACCGACCCCTTTGAGATGAGCGAGTTTCAGCGTGGCTTTGCCCACTTGGCCATGAAGGCTCCGGTCGAAGATTTGGTCATTTTGCCAGTTGCGATCGCATCCACCCAAGAAACCGTGCCCTCGGTCATGCCTCTCAAAGTCCTAAGTTGGTTCGACCCTAGTGAACCTTTGTTTGACCAGTCGGGCTGGCACCCAGCCGTGATTTACCGCAAAGTAGATCTGCTGGTGGGCCACCCGGTGCGGGTAACGGATCGGCTGCGTTCTCACTATCACGGACGGCGGGCTGCCAAGCTAGCCACAGAAATTACCGATTCTTGTCAAAATGAGATTGCCAATTTGCTGCGTCAGGGGGCTTACTAG
- a CDS encoding amylo-alpha-1,6-glucosidase, translating to MALHFGRNICGDLEVSGQREWLVTNGIGGYASGTVAGVLTRHYHGLLVAALKPPLMRTLLVTKLDEAVHYGEHQFELQTDRWVGGAVTGHGYTQTERFHLEGTVPVWTYAFGDALLEKRIWMEQGANTTYVDYKLRRASEPLTLSLKALVNCRPHHDSTEGGRWQMQVESVEQGVQVRAFDQATPFYLLAKNGTVELAHTWCRGYSLEIEHARGIHPFDDHLHAATFAITLAPEESYTLVLSTEEEPCLEGQMALKARYAYEEDLLQRWQGAHHLSEKSTPQWLDHLVLAADQFVVQRPLPGEDHGKTVIAGYPWFGDWGRDTMISLPGLAIATGRPEIARPILRTFARYVDQGMLPNLFPEVGEEPHYNTIDATLWYFEAIRAYFAATQDEALLRELFPVLEEIIAWHQKGTRYNIHMDEDGLIWGGDPSVQLTWMDAKVDDWVVTPRIGKPVEINALWYNALVSMAEFSRHLGQSADRYTDLAERVRSGFQRFWHEEKGYCYDVIDSPNPQEEDMLRPNQIFAVALPQFEGVEPLLSPEQQRSVVDHVARALVTSHGLRSLSPDHPEYIGQYTGGRYQRDGAYHQGTVWGWLIGPFVQAHLKVYRNPATAQSFLEPMADHLYSGAVGSLSEVFDGDAPFSPRGCFAQAWTVAEVLRTWLLTLQTT from the coding sequence ATGGCTCTTCACTTTGGACGCAACATTTGCGGAGATTTAGAAGTCTCCGGGCAGCGGGAATGGCTGGTGACGAATGGCATCGGTGGCTATGCCAGCGGCACAGTTGCGGGCGTGCTAACTCGTCACTACCACGGGTTACTGGTGGCGGCGCTCAAGCCTCCTCTCATGCGAACTCTGCTGGTCACCAAGCTAGATGAAGCGGTTCACTATGGAGAGCATCAATTTGAGCTGCAAACGGATCGCTGGGTGGGGGGAGCGGTAACGGGGCATGGCTACACCCAGACAGAGCGATTCCATTTGGAAGGCACCGTGCCGGTGTGGACCTATGCCTTTGGTGATGCCCTGCTAGAAAAGCGTATCTGGATGGAGCAGGGGGCTAATACCACCTACGTTGACTATAAGCTGCGGCGAGCTAGTGAACCGCTGACGTTGTCGCTCAAGGCTCTGGTCAACTGCCGGCCTCACCACGACAGCACCGAGGGGGGCCGCTGGCAGATGCAGGTTGAGTCGGTAGAGCAGGGGGTGCAGGTGCGGGCCTTTGATCAGGCGACCCCTTTCTACCTGCTGGCTAAGAATGGCACGGTGGAGCTGGCTCATACCTGGTGTCGGGGCTATAGCCTGGAGATAGAGCACGCTCGGGGCATACATCCCTTTGATGACCATCTGCACGCGGCGACTTTTGCGATTACCCTAGCCCCAGAAGAGTCCTACACGCTGGTTTTGAGCACCGAAGAGGAGCCCTGTCTGGAGGGTCAAATGGCACTCAAAGCCCGCTATGCCTATGAGGAAGACCTGCTGCAGCGGTGGCAGGGAGCCCACCATCTAAGCGAAAAGAGCACGCCGCAGTGGCTGGATCATCTGGTGTTGGCCGCCGATCAGTTTGTGGTGCAGCGACCTCTGCCGGGGGAAGATCACGGCAAGACGGTGATTGCGGGCTACCCTTGGTTTGGCGACTGGGGCCGCGATACGATGATCAGCCTGCCGGGACTTGCGATCGCAACCGGCCGCCCTGAAATTGCCCGCCCCATTCTCCGCACCTTTGCCCGCTACGTTGACCAGGGCATGCTGCCAAACCTGTTTCCTGAGGTTGGCGAAGAACCTCACTACAACACCATTGATGCGACGCTCTGGTACTTTGAAGCGATCCGCGCCTACTTTGCGGCCACCCAAGATGAAGCGCTGCTGCGAGAGCTATTTCCAGTGCTAGAGGAGATTATTGCCTGGCACCAAAAGGGCACCCGTTACAACATTCACATGGACGAGGATGGCCTGATCTGGGGCGGCGACCCCAGCGTGCAGCTGACCTGGATGGATGCCAAGGTCGATGACTGGGTCGTTACGCCCCGCATTGGCAAGCCTGTGGAGATCAATGCCCTGTGGTACAACGCCCTGGTGAGTATGGCTGAGTTTTCCCGGCATTTGGGCCAGTCGGCAGATCGCTATACAGACCTAGCTGAGCGGGTACGAAGCGGGTTTCAGCGGTTTTGGCATGAGGAAAAGGGCTACTGCTACGACGTGATCGACTCCCCTAACCCTCAAGAAGAAGACATGCTGCGGCCCAACCAGATCTTTGCGGTGGCCCTGCCGCAGTTTGAAGGTGTTGAGCCTTTACTAAGCCCGGAGCAGCAGCGGTCTGTCGTGGATCATGTCGCTCGGGCATTGGTGACGTCTCACGGGTTGCGATCGCTCTCTCCCGATCACCCTGAGTATATTGGGCAGTACACGGGCGGTCGCTATCAGCGCGATGGAGCCTACCACCAAGGCACCGTTTGGGGCTGGCTGATTGGTCCCTTTGTGCAGGCGCACCTGAAGGTATACCGCAACCCAGCTACGGCTCAGAGCTTTTTAGAACCTATGGCAGATCACCTTTACTCGGGCGCAGTCGGCAGCCTTAGTGAAGTGTTTGATGGCGATGCCCCTTTCTCACCGCGTGGCTGCTTTGCCCAAGCTTGGACAGTGGCTGAGGTGCTGCGAACCTGGCTGCTGACTTTGCAGACGACTTGA
- a CDS encoding alpha/beta hydrolase, with protein MLKPIKPLHLISPGPVNRNHPLLVFLPGMDGTGTLYVNQTQRLRQYFDIRCLVIPADDQTPWEGLVQQTVKLIKQDRQGRPVYLCAESFGACLALQVVAHAPDLIDRLILINPASSFGRLPWFRWVASVAPWVSASAYHMGTLTLLPLLAALHRISDDNRSKLLTAMRSVSQRSAAWRMALLSQFRVEDLPLHTFRNPTLFIVGQADRLLPSLSEAKRLAEFLPGSQTHLLPLSGHACLLEQEVDLVTILQSTDMLPEVVTSAA; from the coding sequence ATGTTGAAACCGATTAAGCCGCTCCACCTGATCAGCCCTGGCCCAGTAAATCGCAACCATCCTCTGCTGGTATTTTTGCCCGGCATGGATGGTACTGGCACACTGTACGTAAACCAAACTCAACGCCTGCGACAGTACTTTGACATTCGCTGCCTAGTCATCCCAGCCGATGACCAAACGCCCTGGGAGGGGCTGGTGCAGCAAACGGTCAAGCTGATCAAGCAGGATCGTCAGGGTCGTCCGGTATACCTTTGTGCCGAATCTTTTGGGGCCTGTTTGGCGCTGCAGGTAGTCGCCCATGCCCCTGATTTGATCGACCGGTTGATTTTGATTAACCCTGCCTCCTCTTTTGGTCGGTTGCCCTGGTTCCGCTGGGTGGCCAGCGTTGCGCCCTGGGTCTCAGCCTCGGCCTACCATATGGGCACCTTGACCCTACTGCCCCTGCTGGCAGCCCTGCACCGCATTTCAGACGACAACCGCAGCAAGCTTCTGACGGCCATGCGCTCTGTCTCTCAGCGTAGTGCCGCCTGGCGGATGGCTCTGCTCAGCCAGTTTCGGGTCGAAGACCTGCCGCTCCACACTTTCCGCAACCCTACTCTGTTTATTGTGGGTCAGGCTGATCGGCTGCTGCCTTCCCTTAGCGAGGCAAAGCGGCTGGCTGAATTTTTGCCCGGTTCCCAGACCCATCTCTTGCCGTTGAGCGGTCATGCCTGCCTGCTGGAGCAGGAGGTCGATTTGGTGACCATTCTCCAGAGCACGGATATGTTGCCAGAAGTGGTGACTTCAGCAGCCTAG
- a CDS encoding DUF3598 family protein has translation MASQWERLLKNTGTWIGSFTQLSPTGEQLSDTPTEIALIPQDQGQMMRQEIRKRPPGGPPQETVLEYRSLGKGVLFCEDGAFSQGSIQWSPFGDFGAELGLIQGQERLRLVEIFKGERTLSSLTLIREYLQGTQPQSRPPVTVDQLLGTWEGEAVSVYPDWQPEDRTSTRLEIQPAGSDQIQQTLQFGQAPPIQSLGRIRENALQFDQGSQPVTVLMLPDGASATYPTQIEAGKPLFLEAGWLIQPDLRQRLIRAYSSQGTWVSLTLVTERKVA, from the coding sequence ATGGCTTCTCAGTGGGAACGGCTGCTCAAAAACACAGGTACCTGGATAGGCTCTTTCACCCAGCTCTCGCCAACCGGGGAACAGCTCAGCGACACCCCTACCGAAATAGCGCTCATCCCCCAGGATCAGGGCCAGATGATGCGGCAGGAGATCCGTAAAAGACCCCCTGGCGGCCCCCCTCAAGAAACGGTGCTGGAGTATCGCTCGCTGGGTAAAGGCGTTTTGTTTTGCGAAGATGGGGCCTTTTCCCAGGGATCAATCCAATGGAGCCCCTTCGGCGATTTTGGCGCTGAGCTGGGCCTGATCCAGGGTCAAGAAAGGCTGCGGCTGGTGGAAATTTTCAAGGGCGAGCGCACCCTCAGCAGCCTCACCCTGATTCGAGAATACCTTCAGGGCACTCAGCCACAGTCCCGCCCACCTGTAACCGTCGATCAGCTGCTGGGCACCTGGGAGGGAGAGGCCGTCAGCGTGTATCCCGACTGGCAGCCCGAAGACAGAACCAGCACCCGCCTAGAGATTCAGCCAGCCGGCAGTGATCAGATTCAGCAAACCCTTCAGTTTGGGCAAGCTCCCCCCATTCAGTCCCTAGGGCGCATCAGAGAGAACGCGCTGCAGTTTGACCAGGGTAGCCAGCCTGTAACCGTTCTGATGTTGCCCGATGGAGCCTCTGCAACCTACCCAACCCAAATCGAGGCTGGCAAGCCCCTGTTTCTCGAAGCAGGCTGGCTCATTCAGCCCGACCTGCGGCAGCGGCTCATTCGGGCCTACAGCAGCCAGGGCACCTGGGTCAGCCTCACCTTAGTGACCGAGCGCAAGGTCGCCTAA
- the carB gene encoding carbamoyl-phosphate synthase large subunit produces the protein MPRREDIKKILLIGSGPIVIGQACEFDYSGTQACKALREEGYEVVLVNSNPATIMTDPEIADRTYIEPLTPELVERVIAKERPDALLPTMGGQTALNLAVSLAKSGVLEKYGVELIGAKLPAIEMAEDRKLFKEAMERIGVGVCPSGLAETMDQAKEIGAQIGSFPLIIRPAYTMGGTGGGIAYNQEEFEEIARSGIDASPVSQILIEQSLLGWKEYELEVMRDLADNVVIICSIENLDPMGVHTGDSITVAPAQTLTDKEYQRLRDASIKIIREIGVETGGSNIQFAVNPDTGDVIVIEMNPRVSRSSALASKATGFPIAKFAAKLAVGYTLDEIPNDITRKTPASFEPTIDYVVTKVPRFAFEKFPGSEPNLTTQMKSVGEAMAIGRTFQESLQKALRSLETGRAGWGCDRNEKLPTISQIRASLRTPNPERIFSLRHALQLGQTVEEIFELTGIDPWFLRKLADLLETEKLLKRTPLQDIDKDLMYAIKRQGFSDRQIAYATKTSEDEVRAYRKSLGVIPVYKTVDTCAAEFEALTPYYYSTYEEESEVLPSNRRKVMILGGGPNRIGQGIEFDYCCCHASYALRADDFETIMVNSNPETVSTDYDTSDRLYFEPLTKEDVLNIIEAENPEGIIIQFGGQTPLKLAVPLQKYLAALQGTGETSPALPSSPASTRIWGTSPDSIDTAEDRERFEQILRELDILQPANGLARSYEEALKVAQAIDYPVVVRPSYVLGGRAMEIVYSDKDLERYMTYAVQVEPDHPILIDKFLENAIEVDVDAIADQSGNVVIGGIMEHIEQAGIHSGDSACSLPTITLSDGPLSTIREWTIKLAKRLQVVGLMNIQFAVKGDQVYILEANPRASRTVPFVSKATGVPLAKMAVRVMSGKTLAELGVTEEVIPKHISVKEAVLPFEKFPGTDAILGPEMRSTGEVMGIDVDFGKAFAKAELAANQRLPLKGAVFISMNDREKEAVIPIAQDLAAMGFKLIATTGTRKTLMESGLTVNLVLKLHEGRPHVVDAIKNNQIQLIINTPSGGEAQEDDRSIRRTALAYKVPIITTIAGARATAAAIRSLQQEPLDVKALQDYLRVDG, from the coding sequence ATGCCCCGTCGTGAAGACATCAAGAAAATTTTGCTGATCGGATCTGGGCCAATTGTCATTGGTCAAGCCTGTGAGTTTGACTATTCGGGCACCCAGGCTTGTAAGGCGCTGCGGGAGGAGGGCTATGAAGTAGTTCTAGTCAACTCCAACCCGGCCACTATCATGACCGACCCAGAGATAGCTGATCGGACCTATATTGAGCCGCTTACCCCAGAATTGGTAGAGCGGGTTATTGCCAAGGAGCGCCCCGATGCGCTGCTGCCCACCATGGGCGGCCAGACTGCGCTCAACCTAGCCGTGTCGCTCGCTAAGAGTGGCGTTTTAGAGAAGTACGGTGTTGAGTTGATTGGGGCCAAGCTGCCCGCCATTGAGATGGCGGAGGACCGCAAGCTGTTTAAAGAGGCGATGGAGCGCATCGGTGTAGGCGTGTGTCCGTCGGGCTTAGCAGAGACGATGGACCAAGCCAAGGAAATTGGGGCTCAAATTGGCTCCTTTCCTCTGATCATTCGCCCGGCCTATACGATGGGCGGCACTGGCGGCGGCATTGCCTACAACCAGGAGGAGTTTGAGGAAATTGCCCGATCCGGCATTGATGCCAGTCCGGTATCGCAAATTCTAATTGAGCAGTCGCTGCTGGGCTGGAAGGAATACGAGCTGGAGGTCATGCGCGATCTGGCCGACAACGTAGTGATCATCTGCTCCATTGAGAACCTGGACCCAATGGGGGTTCACACTGGAGACTCGATCACGGTGGCTCCAGCCCAAACGCTGACCGATAAAGAATACCAACGACTGCGGGATGCTTCGATCAAGATCATTCGCGAGATCGGGGTAGAGACAGGGGGCTCTAACATTCAGTTTGCGGTGAACCCAGATACGGGCGACGTCATCGTTATTGAGATGAACCCACGAGTGTCGCGCAGTTCTGCTTTGGCTTCTAAGGCGACGGGTTTTCCCATTGCCAAGTTTGCCGCCAAGCTGGCAGTGGGCTACACCCTTGATGAAATTCCAAACGACATCACCCGCAAGACTCCGGCCAGCTTTGAGCCGACCATTGACTATGTGGTGACAAAGGTGCCCCGGTTTGCCTTTGAGAAATTCCCTGGATCTGAGCCCAACCTGACCACTCAAATGAAGTCGGTGGGCGAGGCCATGGCGATTGGTCGCACCTTCCAGGAGTCACTGCAAAAGGCGCTTCGGTCGTTGGAAACTGGGCGAGCAGGCTGGGGCTGCGATCGCAACGAAAAACTCCCCACTATCTCCCAGATCCGAGCTAGCCTGCGCACCCCCAATCCAGAGCGCATCTTTTCCCTGCGCCATGCCCTGCAGCTAGGCCAAACCGTCGAGGAGATTTTTGAACTCACGGGCATCGATCCTTGGTTTTTGCGCAAGCTTGCAGACCTGCTCGAAACCGAGAAGCTGCTCAAGCGCACACCGCTGCAAGACATCGACAAAGACCTGATGTACGCCATCAAGCGGCAGGGCTTTAGCGATCGGCAGATTGCCTACGCCACCAAGACCTCTGAGGATGAAGTGCGGGCCTACCGCAAGTCGCTAGGCGTCATTCCCGTCTATAAGACTGTCGATACCTGCGCGGCTGAGTTCGAAGCGCTCACCCCCTACTACTACTCCACCTACGAGGAGGAGAGCGAGGTACTGCCCTCTAATCGCCGCAAGGTGATGATTTTGGGCGGTGGCCCCAACCGCATTGGCCAAGGCATTGAGTTTGACTACTGCTGTTGTCATGCCTCCTACGCCCTGCGGGCCGACGACTTCGAAACCATCATGGTCAACTCCAATCCCGAGACCGTCTCCACCGACTACGACACCAGCGATCGCCTCTACTTTGAGCCGCTGACCAAGGAAGACGTGCTCAATATCATCGAAGCCGAAAACCCCGAAGGCATCATCATCCAGTTTGGTGGGCAGACGCCCCTGAAGCTGGCGGTGCCGCTGCAAAAGTATCTAGCAGCGCTACAGGGGACAGGGGAGACGTCTCCTGCGCTCCCCAGCTCTCCCGCCTCCACACGCATCTGGGGCACCTCTCCCGACTCTATCGATACCGCCGAAGACCGGGAGCGGTTTGAGCAGATCCTGCGGGAGCTGGACATTTTGCAGCCTGCCAACGGGCTAGCCCGCAGCTACGAAGAGGCCCTGAAGGTGGCCCAAGCGATTGACTATCCTGTGGTGGTGCGGCCTAGCTATGTGCTGGGCGGACGGGCCATGGAGATTGTCTACTCCGATAAGGATCTAGAACGGTATATGACCTACGCCGTCCAGGTCGAGCCTGACCACCCGATTTTGATCGACAAGTTCCTGGAGAACGCGATTGAGGTGGATGTGGATGCGATCGCAGATCAGAGCGGTAACGTCGTGATTGGCGGCATCATGGAGCACATTGAGCAGGCAGGCATTCACTCCGGTGACTCGGCCTGTTCGCTGCCCACCATCACCCTGAGTGATGGCCCCCTGAGCACCATTCGGGAGTGGACGATCAAGCTAGCTAAGCGGCTTCAGGTAGTGGGGTTGATGAACATTCAGTTCGCTGTTAAAGGCGATCAGGTCTACATTCTAGAGGCCAACCCCCGCGCCTCGCGCACAGTGCCTTTTGTCTCTAAGGCCACCGGGGTGCCCCTAGCCAAGATGGCTGTGCGAGTAATGTCGGGCAAAACCTTGGCAGAGTTGGGCGTCACCGAGGAGGTCATTCCCAAACACATCTCGGTCAAAGAAGCCGTGCTGCCCTTTGAGAAGTTTCCTGGCACCGATGCCATTTTGGGACCAGAGATGCGCTCTACCGGCGAAGTCATGGGCATTGATGTGGACTTTGGCAAAGCCTTTGCTAAAGCAGAACTGGCCGCCAACCAGCGACTGCCGCTCAAGGGCGCAGTTTTCATCTCCATGAACGACCGGGAGAAGGAGGCGGTGATTCCAATTGCTCAGGATCTAGCGGCGATGGGCTTTAAGCTAATCGCCACTACCGGCACACGCAAAACGTTGATGGAAAGCGGTCTGACGGTCAATCTGGTGCTTAAGCTGCACGAGGGCAGGCCCCACGTCGTCGATGCCATCAAAAACAACCAGATTCAGCTGATCATCAACACTCCGTCTGGCGGTGAAGCCCAGGAAGATGACCGTTCCATCCGACGGACAGCACTGGCTTACAAGGTGCCGATTATCACCACTATTGCGGGGGCTAGAGCTACCGCAGCAGCCATCCGCTCTTTGCAGCAAGAACCGCTGGATGTAAAGGCCCTACAAGACTATTTAAGGGTCGATGGATAG
- a CDS encoding aspartate aminotransferase family protein gives MSPQTVLPDLNAFWMPFTANRQFKTHPRMLVAAKDMHFTSHDGRQILDGTAGLWCVNAGHCRPRIVEAIQQQAAVLDFAPTFQMGHPGPFELADRLAQIAPAGMNHVFFASSGSEAVDSALKIALAYHRVKGEGTRQRLIGRERGYHGVGFGGISVGGIGPNRKLYGSLIPGVDHLPHTHNLEHNSFSRGVPAWGAHLADELENLVKLHDPSNIAAVIIEPVAGSTGVLVPPVGYLERLRELCTQYGILLIFDEVITGFGRLGTPFAADYFGVVPDLITVAKGISNGTVPMGAVFVRDEIHEAFMHGPDNAIELPHGYTYSGHPLACAAALATLDTYQEEGLFENARNLAPYWEEAVHSLKAVPGVIDLRNLGIVAGIELEPISGQPTARAFDIFLKCYERGLLIRTTGDIIALSPPLMLQKQHIDEMFGILTDVLKESA, from the coding sequence ATGTCTCCTCAGACCGTCTTGCCGGATCTCAACGCCTTCTGGATGCCCTTTACCGCCAACCGCCAGTTTAAGACCCATCCCCGCATGCTGGTGGCGGCGAAGGACATGCACTTCACTAGCCACGATGGCCGCCAGATTCTCGATGGCACGGCTGGGCTGTGGTGTGTCAATGCTGGGCACTGCCGTCCGCGCATCGTAGAGGCAATTCAGCAGCAGGCGGCGGTGCTAGATTTTGCCCCGACCTTTCAGATGGGTCACCCCGGTCCCTTTGAACTGGCCGATCGCCTAGCCCAAATTGCCCCCGCCGGGATGAATCATGTCTTTTTTGCCAGCTCTGGTTCTGAGGCTGTAGATTCGGCCCTTAAAATTGCCCTGGCCTATCACCGGGTTAAAGGAGAGGGCACCCGCCAGCGCCTGATTGGCCGGGAGCGCGGCTACCACGGAGTGGGTTTTGGCGGCATTTCGGTGGGCGGCATTGGCCCCAACCGCAAGCTATATGGCAGCTTGATTCCGGGCGTTGACCATCTGCCGCATACTCACAATTTGGAGCACAACAGCTTTAGCCGAGGCGTTCCGGCTTGGGGAGCGCATCTGGCAGACGAGCTAGAGAACTTGGTCAAGCTCCACGACCCCTCCAATATTGCTGCGGTGATCATAGAGCCTGTGGCAGGTTCCACCGGGGTGCTAGTGCCGCCGGTTGGCTATCTAGAGCGGCTGCGAGAACTCTGCACCCAATACGGCATTCTGCTGATTTTTGATGAGGTGATTACGGGGTTTGGTCGTTTGGGAACGCCCTTTGCCGCCGACTACTTTGGGGTGGTGCCTGATCTAATCACGGTTGCTAAAGGCATCAGTAACGGCACGGTGCCGATGGGAGCCGTTTTTGTGCGGGACGAAATTCATGAAGCGTTTATGCATGGCCCTGACAACGCCATTGAACTGCCCCACGGCTATACCTATTCAGGCCATCCTCTAGCTTGTGCGGCGGCGCTGGCGACCCTCGACACGTACCAGGAGGAAGGGCTGTTTGAAAATGCCCGTAACTTGGCTCCCTACTGGGAAGAGGCTGTTCACTCTCTCAAGGCCGTTCCGGGCGTTATTGATCTGCGTAACTTGGGCATTGTGGCTGGCATTGAGCTAGAGCCAATTTCGGGTCAACCTACCGCCCGCGCCTTTGATATTTTTCTCAAGTGCTACGAGCGAGGTCTGCTGATCCGCACGACTGGAGACATCATTGCCCTGTCGCCGCCGCTGATGCTGCAGAAGCAGCACATTGATGAGATGTTTGGCATCCTCACTGATGTGCTTAAGGAAAGCGCTTAG